A stretch of the Lactuca sativa cultivar Salinas chromosome 9, Lsat_Salinas_v11, whole genome shotgun sequence genome encodes the following:
- the LOC111905493 gene encoding pentatricopeptide repeat-containing protein At3g49240, mitochondrial produces MALSKPAFLNHLKLLVRTHHHPLRPAVISLRHLSFATPEDAAAERRRRKRRLRIEPPLNALRSNTQSQPRPTPTPNQNPNAPKIPEHVSVLTGKRLELHNRILKLIRENDLQEAVLLTRHSVYSNCKPTIFTCNAVMNACLRQSKYADLLNLHRFITQAAIAANIVSYNLIINTYMDCRKIDTALEHYKQLIDNAPFEPNTTTFRIIVKGLVDNDKLEKALEIKDDMLSKGFEADPTVYYHLMTGQAKNENPDGIFNLYEELKEKLGGFVHDGVVYGSVMKAYFLKGMEKEAMECYEEALREESKIRMSAMAYNSLLDALSKNGKFDIALKLFDRMLQEHNPPILLRVNLGSYNLMVDGYCAEKRFDEAINTFNQMGKTRCHPDTLSFNNLIEQLCNNGMLAKAEELYNTMNEKQVTPDEYTFVVLMDTCFQENRPDDAAAYFKTMIESKLRPNLTVYNRLMDGLVKVGKVNEAKSFFDMMVPKLKMDDDSYKFIMKALFDIKKHDEALEMIGRMLREEPLEFSDELQVFVREELKKEDREDDLVKLLADIEREKAEVAAKEAEVAAKEAEETEKAKARITSVYSNFLPLKLKGDDGGERVVDSEVKAEEGEEEEDDVSGEKASA; encoded by the coding sequence ATGGCTCTTTCGAAACCAGCTTTCTTAAATCACCTCAAACTGCTGGTGAGAACCCACCACCACCCGCTCCGCCCTGCTGTCATATCTCTCCGTCATCTATCATTTGCCACACCAGAAGACGCCGCCGCAGAACGTCGCCGCCGAAAACGTCGCCTCCGTATCGAGCCCCCTCTTAACGCTCTCCGCTCCAACACCCAATCGCAGCCTCGACCTACTCCGACcccaaatcaaaaccctaacGCCCCAAAAATCCCCGAACACGTCTCTGTTCTCACCGGCAAACGCCTCGAGCTCCATAACCGTATTCTCAAACTCATCCGCGAAAATGATTTACAAGAAGCCGTTCTCTTGACGCGTCACTCAGTCTACTCCAACTGCAAACCCACCATCTTCACATGTAACGCCGTCATGAACGCCTGTCTCCGGCAGTCTAAATACGCAGATCTCCTTAACCTTCACCGTTTCATCACGCAAGCAGCTATCGCGGCGAACATCGTCTCTTATAACCTCATCATCAACACCTATATGGATTGCCGGAAAATCGATACCGCTTTGGAACACTACAAGCAGTTAATCGATAATGCTCCTTTTGAACCCAACACAACGACATTCCGGATTATAGTAAAAGGGCTTGTTGACAACGATAAGCTGGAGAAGGCTTTGGAAATCAAAGACGACATGTTATCGAAAGGGTTTGAAGCCGATCCAACTGTTTATTATCATTTGATGACTGGGCAAGCAAAGAACGAGAACCCTGATGGCATCTTCAATCTGTACGAGGAATTGAAAGAGAAATTAGGTGGATTTGTTCATGATGGTGTTGTTTATGGTAGTGTCATGAAAGCGTATTTCTTGAAAGGAATGGAGAAGGAGGCTATGGAATGCTACGAAGAAGCTCTGCGTGAGGAATCAAAGATCAGGATGAGTGCAATGGCGTATAATTCCTTACTGGATGCCCTGTCTAAAAATGGAAAGTTTGATATCGCACTGAAACTGTTCGATAGAATGCTACAAGAGCACAACCCACCTATACTTCTCAGAGTCAATCTCGGTAGCTATAATCTAATGGTGGATGGCTACTGTGCAGAAAAAAGATTCGATGAAGCAATAAACACCTTCAATCAAATGGGGAAGACACGATGTCATCCAGACACTCTTTCATTCAACAATCTAATCGAGCAATTATGCAACAATGGAATGTTGGCTAAAGCAGAAGAACTCTACAACACTATGAACGAAAAACAGGTAACCCCAGATGAATACACTTTTGTTGTATTAATGGACACTTGTTTCCAAGAAAATCGCCCAGATGATGCAGCTGCATATTTCAAAACAATGATTGAATCCAAACTGAGGCCAAATCTAACAGTTTACAATCGGTTAATGGATGGGTTAGTAAAAGTTGGGAAAGTTAATGAGGCAAAATCTTTCTTTGATATGATGGTGCCTAAGCTAAAAATGGATGATGATAGCTACAAGTTTATAATGAAAGCTTTGTTTGACATCAAGAAACATGATGAAGCTCTTGAAATGATTGGTAGAATGTTGAGGGAGGAGCCTTTGGAGTTTTCTGATGAGTTGCAGGTTTTTGTAAGGGAAGAGTTAAAGAAAGAAGATAGGGAGGATGATTTGGTGAAGTTATTAGCGGATATTGAGAGAGAGAAAGCTGAGGTGGCAGCTAAAGAGGCTGAGGTGGCAGCTAAAGAGGCTGAGGAAACTGAGAAGGCGAAAGCTAGAATCACATCTGTGTActctaatttcttgccacttaaGTTGAAGGGTGATGATGGTGGTGAGAGGGTGGTGGATAGTGAGGTGAAGGCGGAGGagggggaggaggaggaggatgatGTGTCTGGTGAGAAGGCAAGTGCATAA
- the LOC111905494 gene encoding PHD finger protein ALFIN-LIKE 4 — MNRLLHPVLSWEKRMWRTRQILDACRCRCCCCLVTASPAGRNSHCRPIHLHLAKGSEPPAKFPKVSTPKDDDDEGLDDEDDKEHGDMLCGSCGENYASDEFWICCDICEKWFHGSCVKITPTRVEHIKQYKCPACTNKRARP; from the exons ATGAATCGTCTCCTCCACCCGGTACTTTCCTGGGAAAAACGGATGTGGAGAACAAGACAAATCCTTGACGCTTGTCGTTGCCGCTGCTGCTGCTGCTTAGTGACGGCCTCGCCGGCGGGCAGGAATAGCCACTGTCGGCCAATCCATCTTCATCTG GCGAAAGGGTCTGAACCACCTGCTAAGTTTCCAAAAGTGTCAACACcaaaagatgatgatgatgaaggttTGGATGATGAAGATGACAAGGAACATGGGGACATGTTATGTGGTTCATGTGGTGAGAATTATGCATCTGATGAGTTTTGGATTTGCTGTGATATTTGTGAGAAGTGGTTCCATGGTTCGTGTGTGAAGATAACTCCAACAAGAGTTGAACATATCAAGCAGTATAAATGCCCTGCTTGCACCAACAAAAGAGCTCGCCCATGA